One Stratiformator vulcanicus genomic window, AAGGCCGGACCTACTGGGTCTGCTGTTCCGGCTGCAAATCGGAATTCGAAGCCGATCCCGAACCGTGGATCGCGGAGTTTGAGAAGAAACAGGCGGCACGCTGAGCGTCAGACCGCCGCTTCGACAGCCCGCAGGCTGGCGACCACCCCCGCAATTCGACTGACCGCCTCATCGATCTCCGCCTCGGACGTGTCGGCTCCGAGTGAGAAGCGGACGCTGGCGTTGTAGATGTCCGCCGTTAGGCCCATCGCGACCAGAACCGGCGATGGCTCGACCGAGCCGCTTTTGCACGCGCTACCAAGCGAGCAGGCGATGCCTTCGAGGTCGAGCGTGACGAGCAGCGCTTCGCCGTCGAGACCCGGAAACGCGATATTCGACGTGTTGGGCAGACGGTTCGCTTCGGACCCGTTGATCACGATCGGGCCGCATTTCTCGGCAAGACTCGACTCGAAGCGGTCCCGCAGCGACGTCATGCGAGCCGTGCGGTCGTCACGCTCGTTTGACCACAGTTCCAAGGCTTTCGCCATTCCGGCGACCAACGCGACCGGTTCGGTCCCCGGTCGTAGTTCGTGCTCCTGGAACCCGCCGAATTGCAACGGCGTCGGCTTCCAGCCGCGACAAATCACAAGGCCGCCCACACCGCGTGGCCCATGAAACTTGTGGGCCCCGAACGACAGCGCAGCGCAGCCAAGTTCGCGGAACGAGACCGGCATTTTGCCGACCGCTTGCAGGGCGTCGATATGCAGAGGGACCCGTTGTTCCCGACAGCGAGCAGCGAGTGGCGCGAGATCCTGAATCACACCGGTCTCATTGTGTGCCAGGAGCGAAGTCGCTAAGCCGACCTGTGTCCAATCGATCGCATCGAGCGAAGCCGGGGCGAACCGCCCTGCCCCGTCGAGCGCGATTTCGGCGATGCCCCAGCCACGCTGGCGAAGCGATTCGGTCGCTTCAACTGTCGCGGGATGCTCGCCGGCGGGGCGCACGAGCTTGCGGCGCGGACCCGTGGCGAAACCGAACAGTGCCAGATTGATCGACTCGGTGCCGCCACTGGTGAAGATCAATTCGGACGGGTCGCAATCGATGATCTTCGCAATCGATTCGCGGGAATCCTCCAGGATCTGCCGGGCCTGGCGGCCCAAACCGTGACGGCTGCCCGGGTTGGCGAAGGCGATACGCGACGCCTCGGCGACCGTCTCGATGACCTCCGGCAGAGGCCGGGTCGTTGCGTTGTTGTCGAGATAGATGGGATCGGGCATGGGTTGAGCGAGACTCGTCGACCCTGCGGCTGACGGAATTCGATACTGGCGGAACCTGCACCGAGATACTAATAATGGAGACGGACGACAATTGTAGAGGACGGCCCCGGCCTGTCCGCGATCCGTTGGGACCGAGTTTACCGATTCGAGGTTTTTTCATGCGACGCTCACT contains:
- a CDS encoding cysteine desulfurase family protein; translation: MPDPIYLDNNATTRPLPEVIETVAEASRIAFANPGSRHGLGRQARQILEDSRESIAKIIDCDPSELIFTSGGTESINLALFGFATGPRRKLVRPAGEHPATVEATESLRQRGWGIAEIALDGAGRFAPASLDAIDWTQVGLATSLLAHNETGVIQDLAPLAARCREQRVPLHIDALQAVGKMPVSFRELGCAALSFGAHKFHGPRGVGGLVICRGWKPTPLQFGGFQEHELRPGTEPVALVAGMAKALELWSNERDDRTARMTSLRDRFESSLAEKCGPIVINGSEANRLPNTSNIAFPGLDGEALLVTLDLEGIACSLGSACKSGSVEPSPVLVAMGLTADIYNASVRFSLGADTSEAEIDEAVSRIAGVVASLRAVEAAV